A stretch of DNA from Aliarcobacter thereius LMG 24486:
AATTCTTTGATGTAATTTTTGTATTTGAAATATTGCATCTTCCATTTCCACTTGCAAGTATTTTCTTCCCCAAACTTTTATTTGCATCAAAAATATCTATTTGTAAATCTTTATTTAATCTTTTTGCTGTAATTACTGCTATTATTCCAGCTGCACCACCACCTATAATTGCTATTTTCAAAACTTATCCTAAATCTTTATTTTTAATATTTTAACCTAATTAAGTTTAAATAGTTTCTCAATCCATATTAATTTGATATACTTTAATCGAAAGCCCTACCTAATCATATTTATATAAATTTGATTAAAAGACTTGACAATTAAAAAAAATCTGCTTATAATTCTACATAAATTTAAACTTGATTAAAAAACAAAGGATATAAAATGCAAAAAGATACAATTGCAATCCATACTGGATATGATAAAAAAAATGGAAATGGCGAGATGGCTATTCCTATTTCTCAAACAACAGCTTATGCTTTTAGAGATAGTGAACATGCAGCAAATCTCTTTGGATTAAAAGAGCTTGGTTCAATTTATACAAGATTAACAAATCCAACAACAGATATTTTTGAGCAAAGATATGCACAGCTTGAAAATGGTGCTGCTGCTCTTGCAACTGCAAGTGGAGCTAGTGCAATTTTTTATGCTATTGCAAATATTGCTGAAGCTGGAGATAATATTTTAATCTCTGATAAACTTTATGGTGGAAGTGTAACTCTGTTTCATTTTACTTTAAAAAGATTTGGAATCTCTGTAAAAACTTTTAAAAGTGATGATGCTAATGATTTAGAAAGCTTAGTAGATGATAAAACAAAAGGTATTTTTTTTGAATCTCTTTCAAATCCACAAATTGCAATTCCAAATATTGAAAAAATAGTTGAAGTAGCAAAGAAATATGGAATTATCACAATTTGTGATAATACTGTTGCAACTCCATATCTATTTAACCCAATCTCTTGGGGAGTTGATATTGTTGTTCACTCAACAAGTAAATATACAAGTGGAAATGGTACAGCTTTAGGTGGAATTATAGTTGAAAGAGATGGTTTAGCAGATTTCTTCAAACAAAATAGTGCAAGATACCCACACTTTACAACTCCTGATGCTTCTTATCATGGACTTGTTTATACAGATGTTCCTCTTCCAAACTTTTGTTTAAGAGTTAGATTATCACTTCTTAGAGATATTGGAGCAACTCCTGCACCATTTAACTCGTGGTTACTAATTCAAAGCCTAGAAACTTTAAGTATTAGAGTTGAGAAACATTCAAGCAATGCTTTAAAAATTGCTGAGTTTTTAAAATCTCATCCAAAAGTAAAGAGTGTAAATTACCCTGGTCTTAAAGATGATAAATATTTTACAAAAGCTCAAAAATATTTCAAAAATGGCTTAGCAAGTGGATTAATTTCATTTGAAGTAAGCAGTTTTGAAGAAGCCAAAAAAGTTATTGATAGTGCAAAACTATTTAGTGTGGTTGTAAATATTGGAGATAGTAAATCACTTATTGTTCATCCAGCTTCAACAACGCACTCTCAATTAAGTGAAGAAGAGTTAAAAAATGCTGGTGTAAGTCCTGTTACAATTAGACTTTCAATTGGTTTAGAAGATAGTGTTGATTTAATTGAAGATTTAAATCAAGCATTAGTTTAAGAGTTAAGATATGCCTTTAATTTCGACAAAAGGGATTTACGGATTGTCAGCTATGCATGAATTAGCAAAACATAATGATGACTCTCCCATGCAAATTAAAGATATTTCTGCAAATGCGTCTATACCGCAGAACTATCTTGAACAGCTCTTAGGAAAACTAAGAAAAGCTGGTCTTGTGAACAGTATAAGAGGTGCAAGAGGTGGTTATCATTTAGCAAGAAGTGCAGATGATATAAAAGTGGTGGATATTTTGATAACTTTGGAAGATGACTTAAAAATTGCTGACCAAAAGACAAATAATCCAATATTAGACTTATTTTTCGATGAGTCAAAAGAGAAAATGAAAAAGATATTTGATTTAAGCTTATCAAAATTAGATGAGTATCAAAACAAATATAATCAGTTTTTACATTACAATATATAATAAAGAGAGGAAAGTATTATGGCATATGCAAACAATATAACAGAACTAATAGGAAACACTCCTTTAGTGAAATTACAAAAAGCAAGTAAAGAAGGAGCTACGGTTTTAGGTAAATGTGAATTTATGAATCCTAGTTCAAGTGTTAAAGATAGAATTGGTGCAAATATGATTAAAGTTGCTCTAGAAGAAGGAAAAATCAAAACAGGTTCAACAATAATTGAACCAACAAGTGGAAATACAGGAGTTGCACTTGCAAGTGTTAGTGCAGCTTTAGGATTAAAACTTATTCTTGTAATGCCTGCATCTATGAGTGTTGAAAGAAGAAGACTTCTTGTTGCACTTGGAGCAAAACTTGAACTAACTCCAGCTGAAAAAGGTATGAAAGGTGCTATTGAAAGAGCAGTTGAATTAAACAATGAAATTAAAGATTCAATTATTTTACAACAGTTTCAAAATCCTGCAAATCCTGCAATTCATAAAGAAACAACTGCAAAAGAGATTTTAAGAGATACAGATGGAAAAGTGGACTTCTTTATTGCTGGTGTTGGAACTGGTGGAACTTTAACAGGTGTTGGTGAAGTTTTAAAAGCTCATAATCCAAATATTAAAATAATTGCAGTTGAGCCAGAAGCTAGTCCTGTTTTAAGTGGAGGAAACCCTGGACCACACAAAATCCAAGGAATTGGTGCTGGATTTATACCTGATGTTTTAAATACAAAGCAAATTGATGAAGTTATCAAAATAGATAATGATGATGCAATAAACTCTTCAAGAGAATTGGCAAAAGAGGAAGGACTTCTTGTAGGTGTATCTTCAGGAGCAAATGCCCTTGCTGCTAAAATTATTGCAAGTAGACCAGAAAACAAAGGTAAAACAATTGTTACAATTCTTTGTGATACAGGAGAGAGATACTTAAGTTCTGGTCTTTATGAATATGAAGAGTAGGTATATATGCACGAAAAACCTTATAGATCTGTTGCCAAGACAATTTCTTGGCGAACAGTTGGGACACTTGATACAATGATTGTATCTTATTTTGTTACTGGAAATTTAATTATGGCTGCTTCAATAGGAAGTATTGAAGTTATTACAAAAATGATTTTATACTATTATCACGAAAGAATCTGGAATAAACTAAAGTTTGGTTTACACAAACCAACAGAGAATGATTATCAAATCTAAAGGCTTATAATGAATTTTGAAGATTTTATAAAAATAGAAGAAAAAATTTTACTTTTAAATCATAGTGATTTAATCAAATATATATTTGATAATTACTCAAATATTGCTTTCAGCTCTAGCTTTGGTGCAGAAGATCAGGTCTTAACAGATATGATTCTTAAAGTAGATAAAAATAGTAGAGTATTCACTCTTGATACAGGAAGATTACATAAAGAAACATATGAAGTTATGGATGCAACAAATTTAAAATATGGTGTAAAAATAGAAGTTTTATTTCCAAATTATAAAGATATAGAAAAACTATATATTTCTCAAGGAATAAATGGTCACTATGAAAGTATAGAAAATAGAAAAAACTGCTGTAATATTAGAAAAATAGAACCTCTTAAAAGAGCATTAAAAGATGTTGATATTTGGATAACTGGATTAAGAGCTTCTCAAAGTGTTACAAGAACCAATATGCCAATAATTGAGTGGGATGATAATTTTAAAATTATAAAACTAAATCCACTTATAAACTGGAGCGAAGATGATGTTTGGGATTATATAAAAACAAATAAAGTTCCTTATAACAAACTTCATGATAGTGGCTATCCAAGTATTGGTTGCGAACCTTGTACAAGAGCAATTAAAGATGGTGAAGACATTAGAGCTGGAAGATGGTGGTGGGAAGACCCTAATCATAAAGAGTGTGGACTTCACAAAAAGTGATTTTTTATATCCAAAAGAGAGTAAGAACTAGCCTTTGGCAAAAAGAAAAAGTACAGACACAAATTAAAGAGGAGAGAATAGATGTTAGATACAAAACAACTAACACATTTAAAACAACTAGAAGCTGAATCAATTCATATAATAAGAGAAGTTGTTGCAGAG
This window harbors:
- a CDS encoding O-acetylhomoserine aminocarboxypropyltransferase/cysteine synthase family protein, coding for MQKDTIAIHTGYDKKNGNGEMAIPISQTTAYAFRDSEHAANLFGLKELGSIYTRLTNPTTDIFEQRYAQLENGAAALATASGASAIFYAIANIAEAGDNILISDKLYGGSVTLFHFTLKRFGISVKTFKSDDANDLESLVDDKTKGIFFESLSNPQIAIPNIEKIVEVAKKYGIITICDNTVATPYLFNPISWGVDIVVHSTSKYTSGNGTALGGIIVERDGLADFFKQNSARYPHFTTPDASYHGLVYTDVPLPNFCLRVRLSLLRDIGATPAPFNSWLLIQSLETLSIRVEKHSSNALKIAEFLKSHPKVKSVNYPGLKDDKYFTKAQKYFKNGLASGLISFEVSSFEEAKKVIDSAKLFSVVVNIGDSKSLIVHPASTTHSQLSEEELKNAGVSPVTIRLSIGLEDSVDLIEDLNQALV
- a CDS encoding RrF2 family transcriptional regulator, which produces MPLISTKGIYGLSAMHELAKHNDDSPMQIKDISANASIPQNYLEQLLGKLRKAGLVNSIRGARGGYHLARSADDIKVVDILITLEDDLKIADQKTNNPILDLFFDESKEKMKKIFDLSLSKLDEYQNKYNQFLHYNI
- the cysK gene encoding cysteine synthase A; amino-acid sequence: MAYANNITELIGNTPLVKLQKASKEGATVLGKCEFMNPSSSVKDRIGANMIKVALEEGKIKTGSTIIEPTSGNTGVALASVSAALGLKLILVMPASMSVERRRLLVALGAKLELTPAEKGMKGAIERAVELNNEIKDSIILQQFQNPANPAIHKETTAKEILRDTDGKVDFFIAGVGTGGTLTGVGEVLKAHNPNIKIIAVEPEASPVLSGGNPGPHKIQGIGAGFIPDVLNTKQIDEVIKIDNDDAINSSRELAKEEGLLVGVSSGANALAAKIIASRPENKGKTIVTILCDTGERYLSSGLYEYEE
- a CDS encoding DUF2061 domain-containing protein produces the protein MHEKPYRSVAKTISWRTVGTLDTMIVSYFVTGNLIMAASIGSIEVITKMILYYYHERIWNKLKFGLHKPTENDYQI
- a CDS encoding phosphoadenylyl-sulfate reductase, with the protein product MNFEDFIKIEEKILLLNHSDLIKYIFDNYSNIAFSSSFGAEDQVLTDMILKVDKNSRVFTLDTGRLHKETYEVMDATNLKYGVKIEVLFPNYKDIEKLYISQGINGHYESIENRKNCCNIRKIEPLKRALKDVDIWITGLRASQSVTRTNMPIIEWDDNFKIIKLNPLINWSEDDVWDYIKTNKVPYNKLHDSGYPSIGCEPCTRAIKDGEDIRAGRWWWEDPNHKECGLHKK